The sequence GTGCCTACGGCCTGACACAAGCCATCCTGCAACTACCATTTGGGATGCTGTCAGACCGTATTGGCCGCAAGAGGGTGATCTACATTGGTTTGATGCTGATGGCCCTGGGCAGTCTGGTCTGCGCTTCCGCCACCGACATCTATACGATGATCATCGGACGCTCCATTCAGGGAGCTGGCGCCATCTCTGCCGCCATCACGGCATTGTTGGCCGATCTGACACGTGAAGAACACCGAACCCAGGCCATGGCCATGATCGGCATGAGTATCGGCCTGACCTTCGCAGCATCATTGGCAGCCGGCCCGACCATGTACCATTGGCTTGGCATGCCGGGTATTTTCATGTTGATTGGTGCGCTATCGATTGCGGCCCTGATCGGGGTCTGGAAGATCGTGCCACAGCCAACCTTGTCACGTTTCCATTCCGACGCGGAAGCCAGCCCGACCAAACTGCGCGATGTATTGCGCGACCCACAGTTGTTACGGCTCAACTATGGCATTTTTGCGTTGCACGCCGCACAAATGGCCATGTTCACCGTGATGCCATTGGTCTTGAAAAACACCGGCCATCTCAGTGCAGACCAGCATTGGCAGGTCTATTTGCCAATCATGGCCGGCGCATTCATTTTCATGGTACCCGCCATCATCTATGGTGAGAAGAAGGGTCGGCTCAAGCAGATATTTGTCGGTGCCATCGGATTGATGCTGTTGGCGCAATCCGGCATGGCACTGGCGTTGAACTCATTCTGGGAGATTGTCACGCTGCTGGCCCTGTACTTCCTCGCCTTCAATGTACTGGAAGCCACCCTGCCCTCGCTGATCTCAAAAATTGCCCCGGCTGCAGCAAAAGGCACCGCCATCGGCGTGTATAATGCAACCCAATCCTTCGGCACTTTTCTCGGTGGCGCATTGGGTGGCTGGCTATACACACACTACGGTACCCCGGCGGTATTTGGCGTCTGCAGCCTGATGATGCTGGGCTGGCTGTTGATTGCCAGCTCGATGACCCCACCACTGCCCGTCAAGACGCAGATGTTCCACATCGGCGACGACTGGCAAGGCGATGTGCGCGACTTGTCGCGCCGCCTGGGCAACCTGCGCGGTGTAAAAGAAGCTGTCGTGATTGCCGAAGAACGCGTGGCCTATCTGAAAGTCCTGCAGCAGGACTGGGATGAAGCCGGCGTAATGAAACTGATTCAGGAGACGAATTGAATGGCCTCTCTCAACAAAGTGATGCTGATTGGCAACCTGGGCCGCGACCCGGAAGTCCGCTATATGCCCAATGGCGATGCTGTCGCCAACCTCGCGATCGCCACGACCGATAACTGGAAAGACAAGAGCGGCGAAAAGCAGGAACGGACCGAATGGCACCGCGTCGTCATGTACGGCCGCCAGGCTGAAATTGCTGGCGAATACCTGAAAAAAGGCCGCCCAGTTTATATCGAAGGCCGCCTGCAAACGCGTAAATGGCAAGATCAGCAAGGTAACGAACGCTACACTACCGAAATCATCGCCGACCGTATGCAGATGCTGGGTGGTCGTGAGGGTGGTAGCAGCGGAGGCAGCTTCGATGACGGTGGCTATGGCGAACCAATGGGTGGCAGCATGCCATCCAGTAACAGCGCCCCACGCCAGACAGCCCCTCGTCAAGCCCCGCCCAAGCCGGCAGCCGCGCAAAAACCAGCCAGTTTTGACGATTTCGAAGACGATATTCCGTTCTAAGAACCTGTTCCAAATCTGTGAGAACGGCCACCAGTAGGGTGGAGCGCAGCACAAAAACCGGCGTGTAAGTGTGATACATGAGGATGTTGAGCAGTGCATGAGCCCCGATTGTGGTCGCGCAAGAAGACATTGAACTGGTTCCAAGCGTCATTCATTCGTGCAGTCAGCAAAGCCCGCGCTACAGCGGGCTTTGTTTTTTCTTTCGCCATCATCTACAAACTCAATGGCCTGGGAGATTGTGCTGCGACTGAACATTGATTTGCAAACCTGTCCAACATCGTGTTGCTGTGTCAGGTTCTGTTGACAAGGTTTCATGGTCCGCGCCGAACCGTTTAAAGTCTTGTCCATGTTTCGGCAGTATGTATCAGGCAATGCAGGGTAACGGTGAAGTGGCTCACCGCGTCATCAGGACGTTGATCTGCTGTCCCAAGCGATCTTGCTGGCCCCACATCGGTCACTGGCCTTGATCTTCGGGAACGACATATCTCAATGCGATCATTTTCAACAACACAGTTGGTGAACATGGGCACATCGTTGTTTCATATCCACACGCTGACCAAAACCTATGGTGAAGGACCTGGGGCAGTGCATGCATTGCGTGGGATCGATTTGACACTTTATGAAGGTGAAGTGGTGGTATTGCTGGGGCCATCCGGGTCTGGCAAATCCACACTGCTCAACATCATTGGTGGCTTGGACCAAGCCAGTAGTGGCAGCGTATGGTTTCGAGATATCGATCTATCAAAACTGGATGCTACAGCCCTGACAGCGTATCGACGACAGCATGTCGGCTTTGTATTTCAGTTCTACAACTTGATCCCCAGCCTGACTGCACATGAAAACGTCGAACTAGTAACCGATATCGCACCCAACCCGCTTCCTGCTGACGAAGCCTTGACCCTGGTTGGCCTGGGACAACGCGGTGACCACTTTCCGGCGCAATTATCTGGTGGCGAACAGCAGCGTGTGGCGATTGCCCGGGCGCTGGCAAAACGGCCGGGTGTATTGTTGTGTGATGAGCCAACAGGTGCACTGGATTTGAAAACCGGGGTACTGACTTTGGAAGCCCTACTAGATGCCAATCGACACTTCGGCACGACGATGTTGATTGTGACCCACAACGCGGACATTGCACGGGTGGCGGATCGGGTCATCGATTTTGCGGATGGCCAAATTCGATCGATTCATGACAATGCCACCAAAGTACCGCCTTCGGAGTTGCACTGGTGACACGACGGTCACCACTGACCCGCAAACTGGGGCGCGATCTGATGGCGTTGCGGTCACAGGCTTTGGCAGTCGCCTTAGTACTGGCTTGCGGTATCGGTATTCTGGTCATGGGGCTTGGGATGCGCACCTCGCTGCAGGGTGCACGCGATCAGTATTATCAGCGACAGGCAATGGCAGATCTACAGGTACAGGCCGTTCGTGCACCTAAGCGCCTACATGAGTCACTATCCCGATTGCCCGGTGTTCAGGCAATCGAATTGCGGGTCGTGGCCACGGCGATATTGGAGTTACCCACCATGGTGGAGCCTGCCGCCAGTCGCTTGATTTCACTCCCCACGCTGAATCAGGCAAATGTCAATCGCCCTTTGCTGGTGGCTGGGCGCTGGCCAGATGCCAATCGGCATGACGAGGTGTTGTTGAACGAGGCCTTTGCAGAAGCCAATCAATTGCACGCAGGTGATGTATTGCCGGCCACCGTTCGGGGACGGCGGGAAACATTACGTATCGTCGGCATTGCCAATTCGCCCGAATTCGTCTTCATCAGCGCACCTGGCGAGTTGTTCCCACAACCTGGACGGTATGCCGTGCTGTGGATGCCCGAAACAGCACTGGCCAAGGCTGCGGGTATGGAAGGCGCATTCAACGATGCGGTATTTCGACTGGGCCACCCGGTGGACCAAGCTGGCTTACGTCAGGCAATTGACACCCTGATGAAGCCCTATGGCGGGCGAGGTACCTTTGGGCAGGATCGCATGGTATCAGCACGCTTTTTGAACGACGAGCTAGCACAACTTTCGGCCATGGTCGCAACGTTGACCCCGATCTTTCTGGTGGTGGGTGCATTTCTATTGAATGTCACACTGACCCGGTTGGTCACGGCCGAGCGGGCCAATATCGGCCTGCTGAAAGCTTTTGGTTATTCCGATGCGGCCATCGGCTGGCATTACAGCCAGACAGCACTGATACTGGCGGCCATGGGCATCATCTTCGGACTGGGGCTCGGACATCTGTTCGGGGAATGGATGGGAAGTATCTATCGGTCTTTCTACCGTTTACCAAGCCTGCCATTTCATGCTTCACCTGAACTATGGGTATTGGCTGCGTTGGTGGGTGTGTTGGCCGCGCTGACGGGTGCGCTTAGTGCCGTCAGGCAAGCCACACGCCTTCCTCCTGCTACGGCCCTGGCACCACCTGCTCCACCCAGCTTTCATCGCAGTGGAGGCTGGCTTAGCATGTTGGTCCGTCGATTGGACCCACTGACACGCATCATTCTTCGACGACTCTGGGGTTATCCGCGCCGCTCACTGTCAACACTGATTGGCGTGGCGTTGGCATTATCCGTGCTGGTGGTATCACAGCATTTCCCAGCCGCCACCAACAAGCTGCTGGACGTCACCTTTCGCCTTGCCAAACAGCATCATGCCACCCTGACTTTGATTGAGGCCAACGGTCCTGCCGCATTACACGCCATCGCCAGGCTACCCGGCGTATCAGCAGTCGAACCGTTTCGTGCAATGGAGGTACGTTACTATCATCAGGGCAAAACGGCTCGGGAAGCCCTGATCGGTTTACCCGCCGACCCAAGACTGGAACGCCTGCTTGATAATGGCGAACACCCTTTGTCGTTACGTGAAGATGGCATTGTGCTATCCCGAAATCTGGCCAAGCAGCTTGCCGTCAAACCAGGAGACCGGATCAAGATTGAAGCCACCGATGGCTTGCGCCGGCGCACTCAGGTGACTGTAATCCAAGTGGCAGACCTGTGGGTGGGTGCCACCGGCTATATGGCATTGTCAGCATTGGGGCAGGCATTGGGTGAACCGCACCGGATCAACGGTGCCTACCTTCGTTATGATTCGCGTCAACATGCCGCACTGAATCGAGCTGTACGCAACAGCCCGGCCATTGCCAGCATCAGCTTTACATCACAAGCCGAGGCCTCAATGCGACAGACCTTTTCTCAGGGGGCCGGATTCATGGCTACTCTGTTTCTGACCTTCGCCGGGCTCATGTCTGCCGGGATTGCCTATGCCACCGCCCAGGTCACTTTTGCAGAACAGCAACGCGATCTGGCCACATTGCAAGTATTGGGGTTCAGTCAACGTGAAGCATCCTATGTATTGCTGGGTGAGCTGGCACTGCTCAGTACACTGGCCGTGCCGTTCGGGCTGTGGCTGGGCTATGGCTTTGCATGGTGGCTGATGCGTTCACTCAGCAATGAGCTGTTCACAATCCCCATGGTGGTGGACCCAGCCGCCTATGTCGAATCTGCGGCCTTCGTGCTTATCATCATCTTGTTATCCGCGCTATGGGTACGGCGCCGGGTGGACCGGCTGGATCTGGTCGCCAGCCTCAAATACAGGGAGTAGCAACATGACCTGGAACGCGCGGCAGCGCAGCCTGATTGTGTGGATCACCATCCTGGTGGCTTTGCTGGTTGCAGCAATCTGGGCACTTTGGCCTGCACCACGACAGATTCAGTCAGTGGTCGTCACCCAAGGACCAATGCAGATCGAACGGGTCGATCAGGGTATCACGCGGGTACGCGACCTCTATGTCGTCAGCACCCCAGTCAGTGGTCGGTTGGATCGCATCCAGATCGAACCCGGCGACAAAGTACAAGCCGGTCAGATCCTGGCTCGCCTGCGTGCCAGCCCTGCCACCCCGCTGGATGAGCGACGGGCAGCCGAAGCCACCGCAGCAGCCCTGGCCGCCCGTTCACGACTGATGGAAGCGGAGACTCGTGCTCGACTGGCCAAAGAAGAGCTACAACGTGCCCAGGGCCTGATTGCTCAACACATGATTGCCGACAACGCGTTCTCCAGTGCACGTACCGCCAGCCTGGAAGCCCAAGCCCGCGTTGCCACCGCCCGTGCCGAGTGGCAGCAGGCCCAGGCGGCAGCCAGTTGGCAGCTCCAACCCGGCAGCGGTGTGCTTGCAGTACAGGCGCCAAGTGACGGTGTGGTGTTGAAACGACAGATTCAAAGCGAAACAGTTGTCGGGCCTGGCACCCCGCTGTTGGAAATCGGTAACTTGCAACAATTGGAAGTCATGGCGGAATTCCTGTCCGAAGAAGCTGTCCGCATGCAACCCGGTGCCCCCGCATTCATCGAAGCCTGGGGTGGCGCACCGGTCACTGCACATGTGCTACGCATCGAGCCCGCGGCAGAACGCAAAATTTCCGCGCTAGGTGTCGAAGAACAACGAGTGAAGGTCATTCTCAATCTGAACCAAGTACCTGCCGGCCTGGGCCATGGCTACCGGGTGGACGCACGAGTGGTCATCGCCAGCAAGGACAAGGTGTTGCGATTGCCAGTGGAAGCCCTGATACGGGATGGTAATGGCTGGGCTGTATGGCGTATCCGTAACGATCGGATTGAACGGGTGGCCGTGAAAGTCGGAGAAACCGATGGACGCGTCATGGAAATCATTGATGGCCTGTCGCTTGGTGATCACGTTGTCCACTATCCGGCCCCGGATTTAAAGGCCGGGGAACCTGTCAAATACGTCAATGTGCCGTCAGCCGGCACTTAGGTGTTTGATCCCACATTTTGATGGTGCAAACTTCATCGATGACTGGAAGGAAGCGCTATGGGACAAATTCTTCACGGCAGCGCCACAACGACAGCGGCAGTTCGCCGAGCAATAAGACATTAAACAGGCGCTTAAAGCGCTTCCTACAGGTATCCCGATCACTGACAAACCGATGAACCCGGGTCGATCACGTTATATTCCTATTTTGATTTCATTCAAAACAGTTGCACTGCATGCGCATACCTTTCTTGCGTTCGATTTGATCAGAAAACAGGGTTGAACTATAGGCCTGATGCAAGGCATGATTCTGCGTCAGCAAGTGGTTTGAGCGGGTTGACCAACCACACCGGTCAGCCAAGCTCCCACCTAGCAACAAAGCTGTCTGTCGAGCCCCTTTGCTACAAGGGCGCTGGCTTCCAGCTACAGCGAATGCTGCGTATTCCAAACATCCGGTAAATAGTGGGGATAAATGGTGAGAATCGAATTGAGAAGCAAGATTGTTGATGTTTGCAACAAGAAGATCGAGGCAAAGGGAGCCGCGGTGGGACTATCTTTTTATGCTTTCTTCGCAAACAAGAATGATGATCCGGTGATGTTGATGGAAGCTGCAACATGGTGGATCCAAACACATCAGTTAGATCACTTCGAGAAGGCAACCAAGATTAAAAGGATGGTAGAAAATGGACTTTGAATTCTCATTAGGATGGGTATAGGTAAGTTTTCCAGAACTACGATGGCTAGCCCCGCATCAGGATTCTCAACAACAGATCCACCGTTCAAAGAGGTTAGGCTCGGATACCGGGCCGGTAAACCATGTAATTCTGCAGCAATCAACTTCAGGTTGCTGACGGTAAAATTTACTGCCCACAGGCACGCATTCGACATCAATGTAAAATCATGCTTGCGCTGCTGACGGTCGCCACACAGCACGAGCAGGCGGCACCAGATCTCAATTGTCTTGTCCATTAGTCCCGCGACATCAAGCACGCCACGCGGCCGGCACACTGGTGACATCTATTTGCAGATCGGGTTGTTCGGCCAAACCGGCCAACAACGCATCCAATACAACCCGCACCCGCTTGCTCAACTGCCGGCGGCTTGAATAACACAGCGCTATCTGGCGCTCGCCATGGTCGTACAGATCATGCAGCACCAGCTTCAGCCGACCAGAACGCAGCAATGGCGCGGCATACAATAAACCCGTCTGGCAGATGCCCTCACCTGCCGCCGCCAACTCCAGAAATGCTTCCGGATCAGAAGCCCAGATACGAGCGGGCGGCTCCCACTCGACAGTACCACTGCCATCTGCCGACTGAAACCGCCAGGGAGCAATATTGCCAGATGCGAAACGCAGCCCCAGCAGGCAATGGTCACGCAGCAGATCATCAGGCGACGTCGGTACATCATAACGGCGTAAGTATGATGGAGAGGCCACCAGCACACTGCTGAGTGGCCCGATACGTCGCATCACCAACCTGGAATCACTGATCAGACCGCCACGCACTGCGATGTCGTAACCTTCGGCCACCAAATCCACCGTGCGATTTTCCAGGCTGAGTTCGACATCCAGTTTGGGATAACACTGTGCCAGCTTGGGCAACAATGGCAACACGAAATGCTGCCCAAACGCGATGCCTGATGTAATCCGTACCCGGCCAACCGGTTCGGTCGCCGATCGGCTGACATTACTCACCGCCACATCCAGGCTACGCAATGCCGCGCTGGCCTCCCCCAAAAATGCCTCGCCCTCGGCAGTCAGTCGCAACCGCCGGGTTGAGCGGTTGAACAGACGTACACCCAGCTCCTGCTCCAACCGCAGCACATTCTTCCCGACTGCAGCTGGTGTGATGTCCAGCTTAACCGATGCCGCAGTGAAACTACCCGTTTCAGCCGTTTCAACAAACGACACCAACCCTTGCAAATTACGCATGCCATTCCAAACTTAAAGTATCAAGTCTTAAGAAATTATATGTATTTTTTATTGAATTGATTCGCCATATGATGAGCAACATCAAGACCGATCAATCCAACCGAGAATATTTCATGAACATCTCCACACTGACATTGGCTTCTACCCTGGCTCTGACTGTTTCAGCCCACACAATGGCCACCGAACAGTCACCTCTCGCCACCCGACTTGACGCGGCCATCGACCGCGCCCTGGCTGACCAACGCATCGTTGGGGCCGTCATCCTGGTCGCCCAAGACGGCAAACTGATCTATCAACGTGCCGCAGGGATGGCCGACCGTGAGGCTGCCACCCCAATGCGCGAAGATGCCATCTTCCGGCTTGCCTCCGTCACCAAACCGATTGTGACAACCGCCGCACTGCGCTTGGTCGAACAAGGTCGCTTGAAATTGAACGACCCGGTGACGCGCTGGTTGCCAAACTTCCGCCCGCACACCGCGGATGGTGCTACACCCAAGATCACCATCCACCAATTGCTTACCCACACCGCGGGCTTGACCTATGACTTCATGGAGCCAGCCGGCAACCCCTACCAGCGCCTGGGTGTCTCTACTGGCCTGGATCAGCCTGGCGTCAGTCTGAATGAAAACCTCCGCCGGATTGCCGCCGCACCGTTGTCATATCAGCCGGGCAGCCAATGGCGTTATTCGATGTCGATCGATGTGTTGGGCGCCGTCGTAGCCCGTGCCAGTGGCCAGTCACTACCCAAAGCTGTACATCAGTTGGTGACTTCACCCCTTGGCATGCGCGATACCGTGTTCACCGTCACCGACAAGCAGCGACTGACCACACCCTACGGCGATGGCCAACCGGTGCCACAGCGCATGGCGGTAGAACAGACCGTCAAGTTCCATGGTGCACCCATCACCTTTGTACCAGGCCGCTTGTTTGACCCACGAGCCTATCCATCTGGCGGCGCAGGCATGACCGGCACCGCGGCCGATGTACTAAAACTGCTGGAGACCTTGCGTAACGAAGGTGGATCGCTGTTGAAGCCGAATACCATCAAGCAGATGTTCCAAGCCCACGTCGGCCCCCAGGCCCAAACCCAAGGGCCGGGCTGGGGGTTTGGCTATGGCGGGGCTATATTGGTTGACCCGGTTGCTGCCACCAGCCCTCAATCCGCAGGCACCATGCAATGGGGAGGTGCTTACGGCCACAACTGGTTTATCGACCCTGCCCAACGCCTGACGGTCGTGGCACTGACCAATACCACCTTTGAAGGCATGGCCGGCCGCTTCACAACGGATATCCGCGACGCGATCTATGACACACAACCCACATCACACTGAACACTGATTTAGGTGGCACACGCTAGTAAAGTGCCGCAGGTTGCTGCTATACCAATGTTCGCGACGGCCACCCAGTGCGGAGTGGCCGCTCACTTAGGCCATCCCGCCAGCATTCATACCCTGCCTGTACTCAGAGTACTGGCAAGAACGCCAGCACAGTGGCCAGAAACGCTTCCGGATACTCAATATTCGATAGGTGCACCGCTGGCAGCACCAGCCGCTTTGACCCAGGAATGGCACCGGCAATCCGCTCGCTATGGCTGGCTGCCGTCAC comes from Chitinivorax sp. B and encodes:
- a CDS encoding MFS transporter, which gives rise to MSLAGIYSLRMFGMFLILPIFALYAPQLQGGDNHTLVGVALGAYGLTQAILQLPFGMLSDRIGRKRVIYIGLMLMALGSLVCASATDIYTMIIGRSIQGAGAISAAITALLADLTREEHRTQAMAMIGMSIGLTFAASLAAGPTMYHWLGMPGIFMLIGALSIAALIGVWKIVPQPTLSRFHSDAEASPTKLRDVLRDPQLLRLNYGIFALHAAQMAMFTVMPLVLKNTGHLSADQHWQVYLPIMAGAFIFMVPAIIYGEKKGRLKQIFVGAIGLMLLAQSGMALALNSFWEIVTLLALYFLAFNVLEATLPSLISKIAPAAAKGTAIGVYNATQSFGTFLGGALGGWLYTHYGTPAVFGVCSLMMLGWLLIASSMTPPLPVKTQMFHIGDDWQGDVRDLSRRLGNLRGVKEAVVIAEERVAYLKVLQQDWDEAGVMKLIQETN
- a CDS encoding single-stranded DNA-binding protein; amino-acid sequence: MASLNKVMLIGNLGRDPEVRYMPNGDAVANLAIATTDNWKDKSGEKQERTEWHRVVMYGRQAEIAGEYLKKGRPVYIEGRLQTRKWQDQQGNERYTTEIIADRMQMLGGREGGSSGGSFDDGGYGEPMGGSMPSSNSAPRQTAPRQAPPKPAAAQKPASFDDFEDDIPF
- a CDS encoding ABC transporter ATP-binding protein, whose amino-acid sequence is MGTSLFHIHTLTKTYGEGPGAVHALRGIDLTLYEGEVVVLLGPSGSGKSTLLNIIGGLDQASSGSVWFRDIDLSKLDATALTAYRRQHVGFVFQFYNLIPSLTAHENVELVTDIAPNPLPADEALTLVGLGQRGDHFPAQLSGGEQQRVAIARALAKRPGVLLCDEPTGALDLKTGVLTLEALLDANRHFGTTMLIVTHNADIARVADRVIDFADGQIRSIHDNATKVPPSELHW
- a CDS encoding ABC transporter permease, with the translated sequence MTRRSPLTRKLGRDLMALRSQALAVALVLACGIGILVMGLGMRTSLQGARDQYYQRQAMADLQVQAVRAPKRLHESLSRLPGVQAIELRVVATAILELPTMVEPAASRLISLPTLNQANVNRPLLVAGRWPDANRHDEVLLNEAFAEANQLHAGDVLPATVRGRRETLRIVGIANSPEFVFISAPGELFPQPGRYAVLWMPETALAKAAGMEGAFNDAVFRLGHPVDQAGLRQAIDTLMKPYGGRGTFGQDRMVSARFLNDELAQLSAMVATLTPIFLVVGAFLLNVTLTRLVTAERANIGLLKAFGYSDAAIGWHYSQTALILAAMGIIFGLGLGHLFGEWMGSIYRSFYRLPSLPFHASPELWVLAALVGVLAALTGALSAVRQATRLPPATALAPPAPPSFHRSGGWLSMLVRRLDPLTRIILRRLWGYPRRSLSTLIGVALALSVLVVSQHFPAATNKLLDVTFRLAKQHHATLTLIEANGPAALHAIARLPGVSAVEPFRAMEVRYYHQGKTAREALIGLPADPRLERLLDNGEHPLSLREDGIVLSRNLAKQLAVKPGDRIKIEATDGLRRRTQVTVIQVADLWVGATGYMALSALGQALGEPHRINGAYLRYDSRQHAALNRAVRNSPAIASISFTSQAEASMRQTFSQGAGFMATLFLTFAGLMSAGIAYATAQVTFAEQQRDLATLQVLGFSQREASYVLLGELALLSTLAVPFGLWLGYGFAWWLMRSLSNELFTIPMVVDPAAYVESAAFVLIIILLSALWVRRRVDRLDLVASLKYRE
- a CDS encoding efflux RND transporter periplasmic adaptor subunit, with amino-acid sequence MTWNARQRSLIVWITILVALLVAAIWALWPAPRQIQSVVVTQGPMQIERVDQGITRVRDLYVVSTPVSGRLDRIQIEPGDKVQAGQILARLRASPATPLDERRAAEATAAALAARSRLMEAETRARLAKEELQRAQGLIAQHMIADNAFSSARTASLEAQARVATARAEWQQAQAAASWQLQPGSGVLAVQAPSDGVVLKRQIQSETVVGPGTPLLEIGNLQQLEVMAEFLSEEAVRMQPGAPAFIEAWGGAPVTAHVLRIEPAAERKISALGVEEQRVKVILNLNQVPAGLGHGYRVDARVVIASKDKVLRLPVEALIRDGNGWAVWRIRNDRIERVAVKVGETDGRVMEIIDGLSLGDHVVHYPAPDLKAGEPVKYVNVPSAGT
- a CDS encoding DUF6500 family protein yields the protein MRIELRSKIVDVCNKKIEAKGAAVGLSFYAFFANKNDDPVMLMEAATWWIQTHQLDHFEKATKIKRMVENGL
- a CDS encoding LysR family transcriptional regulator, with amino-acid sequence MRNLQGLVSFVETAETGSFTAASVKLDITPAAVGKNVLRLEQELGVRLFNRSTRRLRLTAEGEAFLGEASAALRSLDVAVSNVSRSATEPVGRVRITSGIAFGQHFVLPLLPKLAQCYPKLDVELSLENRTVDLVAEGYDIAVRGGLISDSRLVMRRIGPLSSVLVASPSYLRRYDVPTSPDDLLRDHCLLGLRFASGNIAPWRFQSADGSGTVEWEPPARIWASDPEAFLELAAAGEGICQTGLLYAAPLLRSGRLKLVLHDLYDHGERQIALCYSSRRQLSKRVRVVLDALLAGLAEQPDLQIDVTSVPAAWRA
- a CDS encoding serine hydrolase domain-containing protein, with the protein product MMSNIKTDQSNREYFMNISTLTLASTLALTVSAHTMATEQSPLATRLDAAIDRALADQRIVGAVILVAQDGKLIYQRAAGMADREAATPMREDAIFRLASVTKPIVTTAALRLVEQGRLKLNDPVTRWLPNFRPHTADGATPKITIHQLLTHTAGLTYDFMEPAGNPYQRLGVSTGLDQPGVSLNENLRRIAAAPLSYQPGSQWRYSMSIDVLGAVVARASGQSLPKAVHQLVTSPLGMRDTVFTVTDKQRLTTPYGDGQPVPQRMAVEQTVKFHGAPITFVPGRLFDPRAYPSGGAGMTGTAADVLKLLETLRNEGGSLLKPNTIKQMFQAHVGPQAQTQGPGWGFGYGGAILVDPVAATSPQSAGTMQWGGAYGHNWFIDPAQRLTVVALTNTTFEGMAGRFTTDIRDAIYDTQPTSH